The Kroppenstedtia pulmonis genome has a segment encoding these proteins:
- a CDS encoding acyltransferase gives MSHFVDPSAKLGRGVRLGQFSVIEEGAVLGDNVTVGNCVTVHEKTVIGSGTWIGDNTVLGRQPRPAATSTVQMDPDLPALMIGEESTIGACAVLYRGSRLGRGVFVGDQAFIRETCRVGDWVVIGRGVAVENRVDIGACTKIQTNAYITAYTRLEKDVFIAPGVTTTNDPFMGRTEERFRQIRGPVVKQGARVGGGAILLPGVIVEEETFIAAGAVVNRDTEPATVYVGVPAKPLRPVPKEEIRRGDK, from the coding sequence ATGAGCCATTTTGTCGATCCATCGGCCAAATTGGGTAGAGGGGTTCGTCTGGGTCAATTCTCTGTTATTGAAGAAGGAGCCGTTTTGGGCGATAATGTCACCGTCGGCAATTGTGTAACGGTTCACGAAAAAACAGTTATTGGATCCGGAACATGGATTGGCGACAACACTGTGCTTGGTCGTCAGCCCCGACCGGCTGCGACGAGTACGGTTCAAATGGATCCAGATCTGCCGGCACTGATGATTGGAGAAGAAAGTACAATCGGGGCATGTGCTGTTCTCTACCGCGGCAGCCGCCTGGGACGAGGCGTTTTCGTGGGTGATCAGGCATTTATCCGGGAAACGTGCAGAGTGGGTGACTGGGTGGTGATCGGTCGGGGTGTGGCTGTGGAGAACCGGGTGGATATCGGAGCCTGTACTAAAATACAAACCAATGCGTATATCACTGCCTATACCCGGTTGGAGAAGGATGTATTTATTGCACCAGGGGTGACTACAACCAATGACCCCTTCATGGGTCGGACTGAAGAACGATTTCGGCAAATCCGGGGCCCTGTGGTGAAACAAGGAGCCCGGGTTGGTGGAGGAGCGATTTTGCTTCCAGGGGTCATCGTTGAAGAGGAGACATTTATAGCTGCTGGTGCGGTGGTAAACCGGGATACGGAACCGGCCACCGTTTATGTCGGGGTACCTGCCAAACCCCTCAGGCCAGTTCCGAAGGAGGAGATTCGCAGAGGTGATAAGTAA
- a CDS encoding nucleotide sugar dehydrogenase, whose product MRVNIERAIKKIEDKSAVIGVVGLGYVGLPLAVEKAKAGYRVIGFDIQQKRVDMVNQGMNYIGDVVDEELAQIVRMGRLQATTDYSEISGVDAVAICVPTPLDDYQQPDTSYVNQSAQEIAARLRPGMLVVLESTTYPGTTEEVVLPILEEGGLKVGEDFYLAFSPERVDPGNKIYKTKNTPKVVGGVTPSCTRVATALYRNVLEGEIFEVSSPAVAEMEKILENTFRNINIALANEMTILCHKMGIDYWEVIEAAKTKPYGFMAFYPGPGLGGHCIPIDPFYLTWKAREHKYHTRFIELAGEINNYMPEFVVERTTKILNRYGQALKGAKVLILGVAYKRDIADMRESPVIEIIRRLRRDGTKLTVNDPLIPEFEIDGKTYESAELTPKRLEEADLVLITTDHSAYDYHMIADKAKVIFDTRNALRGLHDIRADYEKI is encoded by the coding sequence ATGAGGGTCAATATAGAGAGAGCAATTAAGAAGATTGAGGATAAATCGGCAGTAATCGGCGTGGTGGGATTGGGATATGTGGGCTTGCCGTTGGCAGTGGAAAAAGCCAAGGCCGGGTATCGGGTTATCGGGTTTGACATTCAGCAAAAGCGAGTCGATATGGTGAATCAGGGGATGAACTATATCGGAGATGTGGTGGATGAAGAACTGGCCCAAATTGTTCGTATGGGACGATTGCAGGCAACCACGGATTATTCTGAGATCAGTGGAGTGGATGCAGTTGCCATCTGTGTTCCCACTCCTTTAGACGACTATCAGCAACCGGATACATCCTATGTGAATCAATCTGCTCAAGAAATTGCCGCCCGCTTGCGTCCAGGGATGCTGGTGGTACTGGAAAGCACTACGTATCCCGGAACGACTGAGGAAGTGGTTCTGCCAATTTTGGAGGAAGGCGGGTTAAAAGTGGGGGAGGATTTTTACCTCGCTTTCTCTCCGGAGCGGGTAGATCCCGGAAACAAAATATATAAAACCAAAAATACACCCAAAGTGGTAGGAGGAGTAACCCCTTCTTGTACACGGGTAGCCACTGCTTTGTATCGAAATGTACTGGAAGGAGAAATTTTTGAGGTCTCCAGTCCGGCTGTGGCGGAAATGGAGAAGATTTTGGAAAACACCTTTCGCAATATCAATATTGCCTTGGCCAATGAGATGACGATCCTGTGTCATAAGATGGGGATCGATTATTGGGAAGTAATTGAAGCTGCTAAAACCAAACCTTACGGATTTATGGCCTTTTATCCAGGACCCGGACTGGGTGGCCACTGTATACCGATTGATCCCTTTTATCTTACCTGGAAAGCCCGGGAACATAAATATCATACACGATTTATTGAGCTGGCGGGAGAGATCAACAATTACATGCCGGAATTTGTGGTGGAACGAACAACCAAAATCTTAAACCGGTATGGTCAAGCTTTGAAAGGTGCCAAGGTACTGATATTGGGGGTGGCCTACAAGCGGGATATTGCCGATATGAGGGAATCTCCGGTCATTGAAATTATCAGAAGACTGCGTCGGGACGGTACGAAACTCACTGTTAACGATCCCCTGATCCCTGAGTTTGAAATAGACGGAAAGACTTATGAAAGTGCTGAACTGACTCCAAAACGATTGGAAGAGGCGGATCTGGTTTTGATAACGACGGATCACAGTGCCTACGATTACCATATGATTGCCGACAAGGCAAAGGTGATATTTGACACGAGAAATGCCCTGAGAGGTTTGCACGATATTCGTGCCGACTATGAGAAAATTTAA
- the wecB gene encoding non-hydrolyzing UDP-N-acetylglucosamine 2-epimerase yields MKVVTVIGARPQFIKAAPVSRVLRKRGQEILVHTGQHYDRDMSEVFFKELDIPDPDYHLEVRTKYPGARTGEMLAKVEEVLLQERPDGVLVYGDTDSTLAGAMAAAKLHIPIAHVEAGLRSYNRRMPEELNRVVTDHLSHLLCCPTKTAVCNLSAEGIREGVCLTGDVMVDAIRYNLTLAETQSSVLTRLQAEPGSYLLITVHRAENTTDPERLRQIAEAVNRLNRRAIWPIHPGTRKKMEHWGIQIENEYVQVIQPVGYLDMLKLEAGAERILTDSGGVQKEAYLLQKPCITMRDETEWTETVELNANRLVGAHTEKILEAVESFHVDFAGIPSVFGDGHASKRIVDQLWNTL; encoded by the coding sequence GTGAAGGTGGTAACGGTGATCGGCGCACGGCCCCAGTTTATTAAAGCAGCTCCGGTTTCCAGAGTTCTGCGCAAGCGGGGACAGGAGATTTTGGTTCACACTGGGCAACACTATGACCGGGACATGTCGGAGGTTTTCTTTAAAGAACTGGACATCCCGGATCCGGACTATCATTTGGAAGTCCGGACAAAATATCCTGGAGCCCGAACCGGTGAGATGTTGGCCAAGGTGGAAGAGGTTTTGCTGCAAGAGCGGCCAGATGGGGTCCTCGTGTATGGTGATACGGATTCAACCCTTGCGGGAGCGATGGCGGCAGCCAAACTTCACATTCCCATCGCTCATGTTGAAGCCGGTTTACGCAGTTATAACCGCCGTATGCCTGAAGAGTTGAACCGGGTTGTGACGGATCATCTGTCACACTTGTTATGTTGCCCAACAAAGACAGCTGTGTGCAATTTATCAGCAGAGGGAATTCGAGAAGGAGTCTGTTTGACTGGAGACGTGATGGTAGATGCAATCCGTTACAACCTGACTCTGGCCGAGACGCAATCCTCCGTTTTAACCCGGCTCCAGGCAGAGCCGGGTTCCTATCTGTTAATTACGGTTCATCGCGCAGAGAATACAACCGATCCGGAACGGTTGCGACAAATTGCTGAGGCGGTGAACCGACTGAATCGCCGGGCCATTTGGCCCATTCATCCCGGTACTCGCAAAAAAATGGAGCACTGGGGGATTCAGATTGAAAATGAGTATGTACAGGTGATTCAACCGGTGGGCTACTTGGATATGTTAAAACTGGAGGCAGGGGCAGAACGGATTTTAACCGATTCAGGCGGTGTGCAAAAGGAAGCTTATCTGCTGCAGAAACCCTGTATTACGATGAGAGATGAGACGGAATGGACGGAAACCGTGGAGCTGAATGCCAACCGGTTAGTAGGTGCCCATACGGAAAAAATCCTGGAGGCGGTGGAATCATTCCACGTGGACTTTGCCGGTATCCCATCTGTTTTTGGTGATGGTCATGCCAGTAAACGCATTGTGGATCAGTTATGGAACACGTTGTAA
- the fabZ gene encoding 3-hydroxyacyl-ACP dehydratase FabZ, which produces MEMDVNQIQETIPHRYPFLLVDKILECEEGKRAVGIKNVTVNEPFFQGHFPGYPVMPGVLIVEALAQVGAVAVLGLEENKGKLGFLAGVDGFRFRGQVKPGDVLTLEVEMVRLRAAMGKGKGTARIGDRIVAEGEILFAIVDSE; this is translated from the coding sequence ATGGAAATGGATGTAAACCAGATTCAGGAAACGATTCCCCATCGGTATCCTTTTTTACTGGTGGACAAGATACTGGAGTGTGAAGAAGGGAAGCGGGCAGTAGGCATTAAAAATGTAACGGTAAATGAGCCCTTCTTTCAAGGGCATTTTCCCGGTTATCCGGTTATGCCCGGTGTGTTGATTGTGGAAGCTTTGGCCCAGGTTGGGGCGGTGGCGGTTCTGGGTTTAGAGGAAAACAAGGGGAAACTTGGTTTTTTGGCCGGTGTGGACGGCTTTCGTTTTCGGGGCCAAGTTAAACCGGGTGATGTCTTGACTCTGGAAGTGGAGATGGTGCGCCTGCGGGCTGCAATGGGGAAAGGAAAAGGAACGGCCCGTATTGGTGACCGGATCGTAGCTGAAGGAGAAATTCTTTTTGCCATTGTGGATTCAGAATGA
- a CDS encoding DegT/DnrJ/EryC1/StrS family aminotransferase encodes MREIPLFNIADQYERLRQEIQEAVEQVLSGGQYILGPEVEAFEQGVADYAGVRYGIGVANGTDALLLALEAAGVGPGDEVITTPFTFFATAEAISRTGAVPVFVDIDPQTYNLDISQLEAKVSPRTKGIIPVHLFGQPVDMHAVNRFAQAHDLFVLEDAAQGMGGEYRGRKIGSMGHAATFSFFPTKNLGGYGDGGMIVTDDDEIKQKVRSLRVHGSHPKSKYRNERLGYNSRLDALQAAILNIKLGYLDHWNQLRRTGADCYDQLLEGVPVQVPFRIPGGVHVFHLYVIQTERRDQLRVYLKEKGIETGVYYSIPLHLQPVYHHLGYQEGDLPKAEYAAQRSLALPLYPGISQDTLVYITETIRGFFR; translated from the coding sequence GTGAGAGAAATCCCCTTGTTCAATATTGCTGACCAGTATGAAAGGCTTCGTCAGGAAATACAGGAAGCCGTGGAACAGGTACTCTCCGGCGGTCAGTATATTCTGGGACCGGAAGTGGAGGCCTTTGAACAAGGTGTAGCGGATTATGCCGGCGTTCGGTACGGAATCGGTGTGGCAAACGGTACAGATGCCCTGTTGTTGGCATTGGAAGCGGCGGGAGTAGGACCGGGAGATGAAGTGATTACCACGCCTTTTACCTTTTTTGCCACAGCGGAGGCAATTTCACGAACCGGTGCAGTTCCTGTTTTTGTTGACATCGATCCTCAAACCTATAATCTGGACATCAGTCAGCTGGAGGCGAAAGTAAGCCCCCGAACCAAAGGGATTATTCCGGTGCACCTCTTCGGTCAACCCGTGGATATGCATGCTGTCAACCGATTTGCCCAGGCTCATGATCTCTTTGTATTGGAGGATGCCGCTCAGGGGATGGGAGGGGAGTACCGGGGAAGAAAAATTGGCTCCATGGGTCATGCCGCCACTTTTTCCTTTTTTCCCACCAAAAACCTGGGGGGTTACGGTGACGGGGGAATGATTGTGACAGATGATGATGAAATAAAACAGAAAGTTCGTAGTCTTCGGGTGCACGGTAGCCATCCGAAATCCAAATACCGCAATGAAAGATTGGGATATAACAGTCGGTTGGATGCTTTACAAGCGGCGATCTTAAACATCAAACTGGGATATTTGGATCACTGGAACCAACTTCGACGTACAGGAGCAGATTGTTATGATCAGCTTTTGGAAGGGGTGCCGGTACAGGTCCCCTTTCGTATTCCCGGTGGAGTCCATGTGTTTCACCTGTATGTGATCCAAACGGAACGGCGGGATCAGTTACGTGTTTATCTGAAAGAGAAGGGCATCGAAACAGGAGTGTACTATTCCATTCCGCTTCATCTGCAACCGGTCTATCATCATCTGGGGTATCAAGAGGGTGATTTACCCAAAGCAGAATACGCAGCGCAACGAAGCCTTGCGTTGCCTCTGTACCCCGGAATCAGTCAGGATACCCTTGTATACATCACGGAGACGATCCGGGGGTTCTTCCGATAG
- the spoIIID gene encoding sporulation transcriptional regulator SpoIIID, whose translation MHDYIKERTIKIGRYFVETRNTVRTIAKEFGVSKSTVHKDLTERLPEINSELASQVKEILEYHKSIRHLRGGEATKIKYKRSRPQEKKPLETTLKM comes from the coding sequence GTGCATGATTACATCAAAGAGCGGACGATAAAGATTGGGCGCTACTTCGTGGAAACCCGAAACACGGTCCGCACGATTGCCAAGGAGTTTGGGGTTTCCAAAAGCACCGTACACAAGGATCTGACGGAGAGGTTACCTGAGATCAACTCAGAATTGGCCAGTCAAGTAAAGGAAATTTTGGAATATCATAAGTCCATCCGTCATTTACGGGGAGGGGAAGCAACTAAAATCAAATATAAGCGATCCCGTCCCCAAGAGAAGAAACCGCTGGAAACCACTTTGAAAATGTAG
- a CDS encoding CDP-alcohol phosphatidyltransferase family protein, translated as MNLPNTLTFCRFLLIPVFLGVFFSDLPDRMIWAFGILILAGITDVIDGYLARKNNQVTQMGTMLDPLADKLMILAVFLSLLLSGRISLAVAAVIFIRDFGMIMASAFFHFRGKLTVPANVMGKLTTVLYYIALFLLMFDHPIAGEFLWGVIIFSFLTSLIYLRQFKLINQRLM; from the coding sequence TTGAACCTGCCCAACACTTTAACTTTTTGTCGCTTTCTACTGATACCCGTTTTCTTGGGTGTATTCTTTTCAGATCTTCCAGACCGCATGATTTGGGCATTCGGGATCCTGATTTTGGCAGGTATTACCGATGTAATCGACGGGTACTTGGCCAGAAAGAACAACCAAGTGACCCAAATGGGAACCATGTTGGATCCATTGGCGGACAAATTGATGATATTGGCTGTCTTTCTTTCTCTTTTATTGTCCGGAAGGATCAGCTTGGCAGTTGCAGCGGTGATTTTTATCCGGGATTTTGGCATGATTATGGCTTCCGCTTTCTTTCATTTTCGGGGTAAGTTGACCGTTCCTGCCAATGTGATGGGAAAGTTGACCACAGTCCTTTACTATATCGCTTTGTTTCTGCTGATGTTTGATCATCCCATTGCAGGTGAATTTTTGTGGGGAGTGATTATTTTTTCCTTCCTCACTTCCCTGATTTATCTGCGTCAATTTAAATTGATCAATCAGAGGCTGATGTAA
- a CDS encoding DNA-directed RNA polymerase subunit beta — protein sequence MHQKDEQKKSREWERENKKTSNKQNQSQPSKNLHQNVKASTDGEQRKGAADPDKKSPSFSYPHEEPAGQQKQVHLDNEEKAGVRKSAVSPVAENSSGERKREDQKPLQSSAPSSRNEKGQRENASPSQQTGTQHSDEQPESQAPNLSEKTGKTQDDGTGEGGNLSATADPGESQGKKPKKEPAGELKWKKSDGVVSESPSIKSEPQKNGGKTKADKKEAKVQTGKSQSEKKEIDNKQNRLKEKEKTNTGKTKMSFRKRVLLYTFVLLPVLMVVALAVGLMIGYGAIGGDSALEVFTWELWEKIYDLIYG from the coding sequence ATGCATCAAAAAGATGAACAAAAAAAATCCCGGGAGTGGGAACGGGAAAACAAAAAAACGTCAAATAAACAGAACCAGTCACAACCCAGTAAGAACCTGCATCAAAATGTGAAGGCTTCAACTGACGGGGAACAGCGGAAAGGTGCGGCGGATCCGGATAAAAAGAGCCCATCCTTTTCTTATCCGCATGAAGAACCAGCAGGTCAACAAAAACAGGTTCATCTGGATAACGAGGAGAAAGCAGGTGTTCGTAAGTCAGCTGTTTCTCCAGTGGCAGAGAACTCGTCAGGTGAAAGAAAGAGGGAAGATCAAAAACCATTGCAGTCTTCCGCTCCTTCATCAAGGAACGAGAAGGGTCAACGGGAGAACGCCTCGCCTTCCCAGCAAACCGGAACCCAACATTCAGATGAACAGCCGGAATCTCAAGCCCCAAATTTGTCGGAGAAAACCGGAAAAACCCAAGATGATGGAACCGGTGAGGGGGGAAATCTGTCGGCCACAGCTGATCCGGGGGAATCCCAGGGAAAGAAACCCAAAAAAGAACCCGCCGGGGAACTGAAATGGAAAAAAAGTGACGGAGTGGTATCAGAAAGTCCGTCCATCAAATCGGAGCCGCAGAAGAATGGCGGGAAGACCAAGGCCGATAAAAAAGAGGCAAAGGTTCAGACTGGCAAGTCCCAGTCTGAGAAAAAAGAAATTGATAATAAACAAAACCGGTTAAAAGAGAAAGAAAAGACGAATACTGGAAAGACGAAAATGTCTTTCCGAAAACGAGTTCTGCTTTATACTTTTGTTCTCCTGCCGGTTTTGATGGTGGTTGCCCTTGCCGTGGGTTTGATGATCGGTTATGGGGCAATCGGCGGCGATTCAGCCCTGGAAGTTTTCACCTGGGAACTTTGGGAAAAGATATATGATTTGATTTACGGGTAG
- a CDS encoding Gfo/Idh/MocA family protein — MTGFGIVGCGHIAAKHAAAIQETEGAELKAVCDRNPERLKPFEKRGVSGYITLGEMLADPNVDVVNICTPSGLHADMAIQAACAGKHVVVEKPMALTLQDADAMIEVCHENGVLLTVVHPNRFRPAMQLLKQRVETGAFGKLGHVSATLRWNRNQAYFDQDAWRGTCAMDGGVLMNQGIHQLDLLLWLLGEVEEVFSYEATRIRSVESADTSLSVMRFKSGLLGVVEAAVTVYPRNLEESLALFGESGTAVIKGRTANQIQTWQFADLSSEEEAQLIRKVRVDALGESGHRYLIQKVVKALREGGRPPVTGYEGRNAVALAIACQKAAETGRSVRLDSLIEKRGEIR; from the coding sequence GTGACTGGATTCGGAATCGTTGGATGCGGTCATATCGCAGCCAAGCATGCTGCAGCGATCCAAGAGACGGAAGGAGCGGAATTAAAGGCGGTATGTGACCGGAATCCTGAGAGGTTAAAACCCTTTGAAAAAAGAGGGGTGTCCGGTTATATCACATTGGGTGAGATGTTGGCGGATCCCAATGTAGATGTGGTAAATATTTGTACACCCAGCGGACTCCACGCTGATATGGCCATTCAGGCGGCTTGTGCCGGGAAGCATGTTGTAGTGGAAAAACCGATGGCTCTCACCCTTCAGGATGCTGATGCGATGATCGAGGTTTGCCATGAAAACGGAGTTTTGCTGACTGTGGTCCATCCCAATCGGTTTCGTCCGGCCATGCAGCTGTTGAAACAGAGAGTGGAGACAGGAGCCTTTGGAAAACTGGGCCATGTCAGTGCAACCCTTCGCTGGAATCGCAATCAAGCCTACTTTGATCAGGATGCCTGGAGAGGAACTTGTGCCATGGATGGCGGGGTATTGATGAATCAGGGAATTCATCAGTTGGATCTTTTATTATGGCTTCTAGGCGAGGTGGAGGAGGTATTTTCCTATGAAGCCACCCGCATTCGATCTGTAGAGTCGGCAGATACCTCATTATCCGTGATGCGATTCAAAAGCGGTTTGCTGGGTGTGGTGGAAGCTGCGGTAACAGTCTATCCGCGGAATCTGGAGGAGTCACTGGCGCTGTTTGGGGAAAGCGGGACAGCAGTGATCAAAGGTAGAACAGCCAATCAGATTCAAACCTGGCAGTTTGCGGACTTGTCATCGGAAGAAGAGGCCCAACTGATCCGGAAGGTAAGGGTGGATGCCCTGGGTGAATCGGGTCATCGTTATTTGATACAGAAAGTGGTGAAGGCTTTGCGGGAGGGAGGAAGACCGCCAGTGACAGGGTACGAGGGGCGTAATGCGGTGGCTCTGGCTATCGCTTGCCAGAAAGCAGCAGAGACAGGTCGGTCGGTTCGGTTGGACTCTCTGATTGAGAAAAGGGGGGAGATCAGGTGA
- a CDS encoding glycosyltransferase family 4 protein — protein sequence MSIKVLVVSHMYPNPSNPMAGIFVHNQVKSMKAEGVECCVISPVPYLPGYPNWKSYRKFPHRVEMDGIPIRYIPTWMFPGGLFFFTYGYLYFKALVRAVAEVRQEFDFDIIHCHTIFPDGYAGTKLKQVFSVPVVTTVHGSDIRLYPYKSKGVYQRTEKALRLTDHIITVSEELKRGTRKIVPGAEVSTIYNGFDPQRFYPRSQGESRQRLNRSRTAKELLFVGNLYPVKGLNHLLDAFTRVASEFDEVQLYLVGDGPLRSELMTQARKNGIRDRVHFTGRRPHDEIPWWINSCDVVVLSSHSEGMPSILLEAMGCGKPVVATDVGGISEILRHGRTGFLVKPKDADGMARYLSILLMENEGLAFDMGERAFIESGSITWQRSAEQVKSLYVNILQGAES from the coding sequence ATGAGTATAAAAGTACTCGTTGTGTCTCATATGTATCCCAATCCGTCCAATCCGATGGCGGGGATTTTCGTTCATAACCAGGTGAAGTCCATGAAAGCGGAGGGTGTTGAGTGTTGCGTGATATCCCCTGTTCCGTACCTTCCTGGTTACCCCAATTGGAAATCGTATCGGAAATTTCCGCATCGAGTTGAGATGGATGGAATTCCAATTCGCTACATCCCAACCTGGATGTTTCCTGGGGGATTGTTTTTTTTCACATATGGCTATCTATATTTTAAAGCCCTGGTACGTGCAGTGGCAGAGGTTCGACAGGAATTTGACTTTGATATCATTCATTGTCACACGATCTTTCCCGACGGTTATGCGGGAACCAAGTTAAAGCAAGTTTTCTCAGTTCCAGTGGTGACGACTGTGCATGGTTCCGATATCCGGTTGTACCCCTACAAAAGTAAAGGAGTATATCAGAGAACCGAAAAGGCATTGCGTTTGACGGATCATATCATCACAGTAAGTGAGGAATTGAAACGGGGTACTCGAAAAATCGTTCCCGGAGCGGAAGTAAGCACCATCTATAACGGCTTTGATCCCCAGCGCTTTTATCCCCGAAGTCAAGGAGAATCACGTCAACGACTGAACCGTTCGAGAACAGCGAAAGAGCTGTTGTTTGTAGGGAACCTTTACCCTGTGAAGGGGTTAAACCATCTTCTGGATGCTTTTACGAGGGTGGCTTCAGAGTTTGATGAAGTTCAGCTTTACTTGGTCGGTGACGGACCTTTGCGTTCCGAATTGATGACCCAGGCTCGAAAAAATGGCATCCGGGATCGGGTTCATTTTACGGGTAGACGACCCCATGATGAAATTCCCTGGTGGATCAATAGCTGTGATGTGGTGGTACTATCCAGCCACAGTGAAGGGATGCCCTCCATTCTTCTGGAAGCGATGGGGTGTGGAAAACCGGTTGTGGCCACCGATGTCGGAGGTATTTCAGAGATTTTGCGACATGGGCGTACAGGTTTTTTGGTAAAGCCCAAAGATGCGGATGGCATGGCCCGTTACTTGTCCATTCTGCTCATGGAAAATGAAGGACTTGCCTTTGACATGGGGGAACGGGCTTTTATTGAGTCAGGGTCAATTACATGGCAACGAAGTGCTGAACAGGTAAAAAGTTTATATGTCAATATTCTTCAGGGAGCTGAATCTTGA
- a CDS encoding NAD-dependent malic enzyme: MRTLMIETSSVPGNLGRLATAIGLSGADIGEIETVQVGPVSTMRKFVVHCDDEDQLQEVLNEIQGLGGGIQLHAVSDDVLRAHEGGKIHMTSRMDIRSLSDLRRVYTPGVADVCRVIQKEPEKAQIYTSIGNTVAIVTDGSAILGLGDIGSVAGMPVMEGKAALFDRFVGISGVPILLDTKDPDEIVRTVKHIAPGFGGILLEDIGSPHCFEVEDRLKQELEIPVMHDDQHGTAVVTLAAVISACKSAGVNLRDAEVGQIGLGAAGLAICRMFMAYGVKKVHGADTSDIAKQRLVQYGGCPAESLDELMQRCDIVVATTGVSGLIKPEQVRPGQVILALSNPRPEIEPELALEAGAAYAADGRSVNNVLGFPGIFRGVLNARAKSITHPMLVAAADAIAKCTKKGELVPHPLNPKVHEAVAQAVESVVTQVHHA; the protein is encoded by the coding sequence ATGCGTACACTTATGATCGAAACCTCCTCAGTGCCGGGGAATTTGGGAAGGTTGGCGACGGCTATCGGTTTGTCTGGTGCTGATATCGGGGAGATTGAGACCGTTCAAGTGGGTCCGGTTTCCACGATGCGTAAGTTTGTTGTGCATTGTGATGATGAGGATCAGTTACAGGAAGTATTGAATGAAATCCAGGGGCTGGGTGGCGGCATTCAACTCCACGCTGTTTCAGATGATGTGCTGAGGGCTCATGAAGGTGGAAAAATTCATATGACCAGCCGTATGGATATTCGCTCTCTGTCTGATTTGCGTCGGGTTTACACTCCAGGGGTGGCTGATGTGTGCAGAGTCATCCAAAAAGAACCGGAAAAAGCCCAGATCTATACCAGTATTGGTAATACAGTAGCCATTGTAACAGACGGTTCCGCCATCCTGGGATTGGGAGATATCGGGTCCGTTGCGGGAATGCCTGTCATGGAAGGAAAAGCCGCTTTATTTGATCGGTTTGTGGGGATCAGTGGGGTTCCGATTTTGTTGGATACAAAGGATCCTGATGAAATAGTCCGTACCGTGAAACATATTGCCCCCGGCTTTGGCGGAATTTTGCTTGAGGATATCGGTTCTCCCCACTGTTTTGAAGTGGAAGATCGACTGAAGCAGGAGTTGGAGATCCCAGTGATGCACGATGACCAACATGGTACAGCCGTTGTGACTTTAGCCGCTGTCATTTCTGCCTGTAAAAGTGCCGGAGTCAATCTGCGGGATGCAGAGGTGGGACAAATTGGCCTGGGTGCGGCTGGTCTGGCTATCTGCAGAATGTTTATGGCTTACGGAGTGAAAAAGGTTCATGGAGCAGATACCTCAGACATTGCCAAACAGCGTCTGGTACAATATGGCGGTTGTCCCGCCGAAAGTTTGGACGAATTGATGCAACGGTGTGACATTGTGGTTGCGACGACAGGGGTTTCCGGATTAATCAAGCCGGAGCAAGTCCGTCCGGGTCAAGTAATCCTGGCCTTGTCCAATCCCAGACCGGAGATTGAACCTGAACTGGCATTGGAAGCAGGTGCCGCCTATGCTGCAGATGGGCGCTCTGTCAACAATGTCCTCGGGTTTCCGGGAATATTTCGTGGAGTGCTGAATGCCAGAGCCAAATCCATCACTCACCCGATGCTGGTAGCGGCAGCAGATGCCATTGCAAAGTGTACGAAGAAAGGGGAACTGGTTCCGCATCCTCTCAACCCCAAGGTGCATGAAGCCGTTGCCCAGGCTGTGGAGAGCGTAGTTACACAAGTGCATCATGCATAA